The Dioscorea cayenensis subsp. rotundata cultivar TDr96_F1 chromosome 7, TDr96_F1_v2_PseudoChromosome.rev07_lg8_w22 25.fasta, whole genome shotgun sequence genome includes a region encoding these proteins:
- the LOC120265672 gene encoding LOW QUALITY PROTEIN: protein NETWORKED 2A-like (The sequence of the model RefSeq protein was modified relative to this genomic sequence to represent the inferred CDS: deleted 1 base in 1 codon) has product MLQRAASNAYSWWWASNIRSSQSKWLDSSLQEMEEKVKRMLKIIDEDADSFAKRAEMYYKKRPELMNFVEDTYKAYRALAERYDRISGELHKANHTIATAFPDQVQFSIENDDDNDGLPRAITSIDSSNIVHKSHVEIHNNRHEKPVDKNTKNLRVASQISKENAQEEIDRLQKEILVLQTQKEFVKSSYESGVAKFWEIEKQIGEMQEEVCFLQDHFSASSVIEDDEARALMAAAALKSCQDTLVNLQEQQNRLKEEARIESERIKNADAKLRALKGQMMDNSDEITSMEEQVPDLKPERLELQLICDKVKTHFEKNSEASVGELAGKIDQLVDKVIGLELTVSSQNVEIRKLQSEVDELQKHMQCLEMEKKTLTDNSNSSIERLNQAEEMLQRIKELEKCVKDAKNVLSSHYIEACHSLNDLSEKLQCSECQESKSSCLSSAEIPDDKDSCSLDTDKNVKFSDDSRNLRNDTDDDRFKDNVSSQAVDIIQSNDAHDDTEDDLWNLQLLLSKGLEDREKVLLAEYTGILRNNKDIKKKLSEVEKKYQDYQSEIIVQVKELKSSNAMKDEEIRLLREKLILLQDCSNESKNATLANGGNPFLGKLESMSTFSKFRSRSTKQQDSADTANLNVEEINSCRIGEPPAVSEIEEKFRRDIDCVLEENLEFWLRFSTTFHHAQTLQTRFDDLQAEIVKQKNIKTQPDSNDGSSADQSQISGSKPPFENRLRELKTDVQVWLEQNAMLKGELKQRFSSLCEIQDEISRVLKESSEGGEVQFTQYQAAKFQGEVLNMQQENNKVSDELQAGQDHVRALQVEIEKILSKLQEKFELSGPRSSHHSHPFRHFSSKAKIPLRSFLYGVKPKKPSIFACVSPALQKQYSDLQAGLPT; this is encoded by the exons atgtTGCAGAGAGCTGCAAGCAATGCTTACTCATGGTGGTGGGCAAGCAACATCCGGTCCAGCCAGTCCAAATGGCTTGATAGCAGTCTCCaag AAATGGAGGAAAAGGTGAAACGAATGCTGAAAATCATCGATGAAGATGCCGATTCTTTCGCAAAGAGGGCCGAAATGTACTATAAGAAGAGACCAGAGTTGATGAACTTTGTTGAAGACACCTACAAGGCTTACAGAGCATTGGCCGAAAGATACGACCGGATTTCGGGGGAGTTGCACAAGGCTAATCACACCATAGCAACTGCATTTCCTGATCAAGTTCAATTTTCGATTGAAAACGACGATGATAATGATGGTTTGCCGAGAGCTATCACATCGATTGATTCAAGTAACATAGTTCACAAATCACATGTAGAAATCCACAACAACAGGCATGAGAAGCCGGTcgataaaaatacgaaaaatctgAGAGTTGCTTCTCAGATCAGCAAAGAGAATGCTCAGGAG GAGATTGACAGGCTTCAGAAAGAGATACTGGTTCTTCAAACTCAGAAGGAGTTTGTCAAAAGCTCTTATGAAAGTGGAGTTGCTAAATTCTGGGAAATTGAGAAACAGATTGGAGAGATGCAGGAAGAAGTATGTTTCTTGCAGGATCATTTCAGTGCAAGTTCGGTTATCGAAGATGACGAAGCCAGAGCTTTGATGGCGGCGGCGGCCCTTAAATCTTGCCAAGATACATTGGTTAATTTGCAGGAACAGCAGAACAGATTGAAGGAAGAGGCGAGAATAGAATCGGAAAGAATCAAGAATGCCGATGCAAAGTTGAGAGCTCTCAAAGGACAGATGATGGATAACTCTGATGAAATTACAAGCATGGAAGAACAAGTTCCGGATTTGAAACCAGAGAGACTTGAGTTGCAGTTAATTTGTGATAAAGTCAagacacattttgaaaagaactCTGAAGCGTCCGTTGGGGAGTTAGCAGGGAAGATCGATCAGCTTGTCGATAAAGTCATTGGTTTGGAACTTACAGTTTCATCACAGAATGTCGAAATAAGGAAACTGCAATCAGAAGTCGATGAGCTTCAGAAGCACATGCAGTGTCTGGAAATGGAGAAAAAGACTCTGACTGATAACTCAAACAGTTCGATCGAAAGGTTGAATCAAGCTGAAGAGATGCTGCAGAGAATTAAGGAGCTCGAGAAATGTGTCAAGGATGCGAAAAACGTCCTCAGTTCTCACTACATTGAAGCCTGCCATAGCCTCAATGATCTTTCTGAAAAATTACAGTGTTCTGAATGTCAAGAGAGCAAGAGTTCCTGTCTCAGTTCTGCAGAAATTCCTGATGACAAGGATTCATGCTCTCTAGACACAGACAAAAATGTTAAATTCTCTGACGACTCAAGAAATTTGAGGAATGACACGGATGATGACAGATTCAAAGATAATGTTTCATCACAAGCAGTAGATATAATTCAATCGAACGACGCACATGATGATACTGAAGATGACCTTTGGAATTTGCAGCTATTACTGTCAAAAGGTCTCGAGGATAGAGAAAAGGTCTTATTGGCTGAGTACACCGGAATCCTTCGAAACAACAAAGACATCAAGAAGAAGCTCTCTGAAGTAGAGAAGAAATACCAAGATTATCAGAGCGAGATAATTGTACAAGTAAAGGAGTTGAAGAGTTCTAATGCCATGAAAGACGAAGAGATTAGACTGCTAAGGGAGAAGTTGATCTTACTGCAAGATTGTTCCAATGAGAGCAAAAATGCAACTCTAGCAAATGGGGGAAACCCGTTTCTCGGCAAGCTTGAAAGCATGTCAACCTTCTCCAAATTTAGATCAAGGAGTACTAAACAGCAAGACTCAGCAGATACAGCAAACTTAAATGTAGAAGAAATCAATTCATGTCGTATTGGAGAACCACCTGCTGTTTCTGAAATTGAAGAGAAGTTCAGAAGGGACATTGATTGTGTTCTAGAAGAGAACTTAGAGTTCTGGTTACGATTCAGCACGACATTTCATCATGCGCAGACATTGCAGACTAGATTTGATGATCTTCAAGCTGAGATTGTGAAGCAGAAAAATATCAAGACACAACCAGACAGCAACGATGGAAGCTCCGCAGACCAATCACAAATATCTGGGTCCAAGCCCCCATTCGAAAATCGGCTGAGAGAACTAAAGACCGACGTTCAAGTATGGTTAGAACAAAATGCCATGTTAAAAGGTGAACTAAAGCAGAGAttctcttctctttgtgaaattCAAGATGAGATATCAAGAGTTTTGAAGGAGAGTTCAGAAGGCGGCGAAGTTCAATTCACTCAATATCAAGCTGCAAAGTTTCAAGGAGAGGTGTTGAACATGCAACAGGAGAATAACAAGGTATCAGATGAACTACAAGCAGGGCAAGATCATGTGAGGGCGCTTCAGGTTGAAATTGAAAAGATTTTATCTAAGTTGCAAGAGAAGTTTGAACTATCAGGACCGAGGAGCAGCCACCACAGTCACCCTTTCCGGCATTTCTCAAGTAAGGCTAAGATACCATTGAGGTCATTCCTTTATGGTGTCAAACCTAAGAAGCCGTCCATATTTGCTTGCGTGAGTCCTGCATTGCAGAAACAGTACAGTGATCTGCAAGCCGGACTCCCGACATAA
- the LOC120265673 gene encoding uncharacterized protein LOC120265673 translates to MKRPRLLLLFLYHLSGLIPGILSSRVVTLGSIEIFDTHEWFGSKPNVYFQCRGENRTFLPDVKQSHLQYTFKGEESWQPLTELNEKKCKRCGLFEMDSFKPDDVFDEWELCPGDFVDGKYVQFKDREVNATLICLECSDSNGTQSSSSNGASITRKSSVALVVVICLLTSIIMIAVTTVIYKYWQKRKREQDQARFLKLFEEGDDIEDELGLDPV, encoded by the exons ATGAAGAGGCCTCGATTGTTGTTGCTTTTCCTCTACCACCTCTCCGGTTTGATTCCTG GGATTCTTTCATCAAGAGTTGTCACTCTGGGTTCAATTGAAATCTTTGATACTCATGAGTGGTTTGGTTCAAAAccaaatgtttattttcaatGTCGTGGAGAGAACAGAACGTTTTTGCCAGATGTAAAGCAGTCACACTTACAGTATACCTTCAAAGGAGAAGAATCATGGCAG CCTCTGACGGAGCTGAACGAAAAGAAATGCAAGAGATGTGGCCTGTTTGAAATGGATTCTTTTAAGCCAGATGATGTATTTGATGAATGGGAGCTCTGTCCTGGTGATTTCGTTGATGGAAAATACGTTCAATTCAAGGATAGAGAGGTCAATGCCACACTTATATGCCTTGAATGCAGTGATTCCAATG GTACTCAAAGTTCGAGTTCCAATGGGGCTAGCATCACCAGAAAGTCAAGTGTGGCTCTTGTGGTTGTCATCTGTTTATTGACTTCTATCATTATGATTGCTGTGACGACAGTAATATATAAATACTGgcagaaaagaaagagagaacaaGATCAGGCACGATTTCTAAAGCTCTTTGAAGAAGGCGATGACATTGAGGATGAACTCGGTCTCGATCCAGTTTAA
- the LOC120264445 gene encoding uncharacterized protein LOC120264445: MAKVSLLRNALRSRVSSSNSLPRFLPSRSLSADADPFLEPPTDGLVFAKLSGIGRNTLKTDVINFFEGCAISPEDIKVIYNRAYSLVGMILQFPSRSAFDMAVRQSVRTGRLYRLDKVDRSQWDELLAYNGKAIVLQGIPRNTTFVDVERFLTGFNYDPSKLQLINRPGMAQTVRVAIAHFHSRIDAMNAYVTKNRSFCLNNPVTVRFLQ, from the exons ATGGCGAAGGTGAGCCTCCTGAGAAATGCTCTCAGATCTAGGGTTTCATCTTCGAATTCACTTCCTAGGTTCCTCCCGTCGAGGAGTCTCTCGGCGGATGCGGATCCCTTCCTCGAGCCTCCCACGGATG GTTTGGTCTTCGCGAAGCTGAGTGGGATCGGGAGGAACACGCTGAAGACTGATGTTATTAACTTCTTTGAAGGATGTGCTATTTCCCCGGAGGACATCAAAGTTATTTATAATCGAGCTTATAGCCTGGTTGGCAT GATTCTGCAATTTCCCTCGCGTTCTGCATTTGACATGGCAGTGAGGCAATCAGTTAGGACGGGACGCTTGTACAGGTTAGACAAG GTAGATCGCTCTCAATGGGATGAGCTGTTAGCGTATAATGGAAAAGCT ATTGTACTGCAAGGGATCCCTCGTAATACTACTTTTGTGGATGTAGAGCGTTTCTTGACTGGCTTCAATTATGATCCATCTAAGTTACAGTTAATTAACCG GCCTGGTATGGCCCAGACTGTGAGAGTTGCAATTGCCCATTTTCATTCACGGATCGATGCTATGAATGCCTACGTCACAAAGAACAGAAGTTTCTGCCTCAATAATCCCGTCACGGTTCGGTTTCTACAGTAA